One genomic window of Ilyobacter polytropus DSM 2926 includes the following:
- the hpfH gene encoding (2S)-3-sulfopropanediol dehydratase activating enzyme, with the protein MLNGGIIFNIQHFTIHDGPGIRTELFLKGCPLRCDWCGNPESLKAYIEPGVYSSKCITQEKCGACEEVCSDKNMLNFKDGKLVSIDGGKSTDWIACYNECPSDAIKQWGKSMSVEECMKEILKDKGYYERSGGGVTVSGGDPILQIDFVRELFKACKGEDIHTCFESTFYGEWKEVEKVLSYTDLFISDLKHMDTNIHKKHTGVHNEKILENLKRLTNEDRELILRIPVIPNVNDDMENIKATADFILNDLGGRVRTLQLLSFMRLGEEKYKSLGIAYKIKDVNIDRESFQKHVNKLADYFNSRGIHCLVGTKEK; encoded by the coding sequence TTGTTGAACGGAGGAATTATTTTCAATATTCAGCATTTTACAATTCATGACGGACCAGGAATCCGTACAGAGTTGTTTTTGAAGGGATGTCCACTAAGATGTGATTGGTGTGGTAATCCTGAGAGCTTAAAAGCTTATATAGAACCAGGTGTATATAGCAGTAAGTGCATAACGCAAGAAAAATGTGGTGCATGTGAAGAAGTGTGTTCAGATAAAAATATGCTCAATTTTAAAGATGGAAAATTAGTTTCTATAGATGGTGGAAAATCAACAGATTGGATTGCCTGTTATAATGAGTGTCCTTCAGATGCAATCAAACAATGGGGAAAATCCATGTCTGTAGAAGAGTGTATGAAAGAGATACTAAAAGATAAGGGCTACTACGAACGTTCTGGCGGAGGTGTTACTGTTTCAGGGGGAGATCCAATCCTTCAAATTGATTTTGTCAGAGAACTTTTTAAAGCTTGTAAAGGTGAAGATATTCATACTTGTTTTGAATCAACTTTTTATGGAGAGTGGAAGGAAGTTGAGAAAGTTTTATCTTATACAGATCTTTTTATCTCAGATTTAAAACATATGGATACAAATATTCATAAAAAACATACTGGAGTGCATAATGAAAAGATATTAGAAAATCTTAAGAGACTTACAAATGAAGATCGGGAGCTTATTTTAAGAATTCCAGTTATTCCAAATGTAAATGATGATATGGAAAATATAAAAGCGACTGCTGATTTTATATTAAACGATCTCGGTGGTCGTGTGAGAACGCTACAGCTTTTGAGCTTTATGCGTCTAGGTGAGGAGAAATATAAATCATTGGGTATAGCTTATAAAATTAAGGATGTCAATATTGACAGAGAATCATTTCAAAAGCATGTTAATAAACTTGCAGACTATTTTAATAGCCGAGGCATACACTGTCTGGTAGGTACCAAAGAAAAATAA
- the hpfG gene encoding (2S)-3-sulfopropanediol dehydratase, which produces MNVNATSVSQVEESNDILINSLQNTKGDGVACGTEPFDHTYGVGYQVGHEDWSPFPRVNKLRQTFLDRTYEIDVQRLRLVTEAYKNNENVPRILQCAYAFDNVLRNVELNVYDEELILGELAAPAKATPIYPEFSVEWIIDEILNFPFEERAYDQFYIRNDKERQEILDLCEYWRGKTVASLADARLDQDQRKGSQFGEDIYKTNYYHYAGVGHISIDYERLMKLGYDGIIESAEKAKANLNKRDFEYADKRDFYQATLIMLKAAKAHIARYVPLVREHAEKEADPKRKEELLAMAANCEQISGGAPKTFWQAMQLFSFTTALIQVESNGHSISYGRMDQWLNPFYEADMENGTLTKEFALELIEVQYVKLNNPVKLKEKGTVIVRNGRCAGGESLTIGGMDKDGNDATNDITMMMLEASAHTRMMNPWLCVRMHENTPYELKIKTVEVIRAGFGHPKIFNDEPAIKALLRKGTSLEEARDYAVVGCVEPNIPGKEYGWHDAAYVNTPKMMEMVVNGGRILDGADKDKQLGPDTGSLDTYESFDEVLESVDAQFAYWLDQMCSSLNIIDDAHKTRKPVPFLSAFYEDCIESGKDISAGGAKYNGIGPQAAGIATCADSLTAIKQLVFDEKRCTGSELLQAIKDNWEGHEKLYALVNSKKVHHYGNDDDYADELFKFMFECYCRNVAGREISRGGQFNPGVYTVNANVGMGMNTNASVDGRKKGEPISDNMGPVHTAGGAHDFAGPTAIANSVSKVDHSLATNGTLLNLKFPQEAVSGIEGRDNLVSYIGEYIAKQGMHVQFNVMSSETLKAAQKNPEKYKDMLVRVAGYSAYFVELGKPLQEDLIQRTELKF; this is translated from the coding sequence ATGAATGTTAACGCTACGAGTGTATCACAGGTGGAAGAGTCAAATGATATTTTAATCAATTCTTTACAAAATACAAAAGGTGATGGGGTTGCATGTGGAACTGAGCCTTTTGATCATACTTACGGCGTAGGTTACCAGGTTGGCCATGAAGACTGGTCTCCTTTTCCTAGAGTAAACAAGTTAAGACAAACATTTTTAGACAGAACTTATGAAATTGACGTACAAAGATTAAGGTTGGTCACAGAAGCGTATAAAAATAATGAAAATGTCCCAAGAATATTACAATGTGCATATGCATTTGATAATGTATTGCGTAATGTTGAGTTAAATGTGTATGATGAAGAGCTTATTTTAGGAGAGTTAGCAGCTCCGGCAAAAGCTACACCTATCTATCCTGAGTTTTCTGTTGAATGGATCATCGATGAAATTTTGAACTTCCCATTTGAGGAGCGAGCATATGATCAATTCTACATAAGAAATGATAAAGAGAGACAAGAGATCTTAGATCTTTGTGAGTACTGGAGAGGTAAAACAGTTGCTAGTTTAGCAGATGCGAGACTAGATCAGGATCAGAGAAAGGGTTCTCAGTTCGGAGAGGATATCTATAAAACCAACTATTACCACTATGCAGGTGTTGGACACATTTCTATTGATTATGAAAGATTGATGAAGCTTGGATATGATGGTATTATTGAAAGTGCTGAAAAAGCAAAGGCTAACTTGAATAAAAGAGATTTTGAATATGCAGATAAAAGAGATTTCTATCAGGCAACATTAATTATGCTAAAGGCTGCAAAGGCTCATATTGCTCGTTATGTACCTCTTGTAAGAGAACATGCAGAAAAAGAAGCAGATCCAAAGAGAAAAGAAGAGTTACTAGCTATGGCAGCTAACTGTGAACAAATATCCGGTGGAGCACCTAAAACTTTCTGGCAAGCTATGCAGTTATTCAGCTTTACCACAGCATTAATCCAGGTAGAAAGTAATGGACACTCAATTTCCTACGGTCGTATGGATCAGTGGTTAAACCCGTTCTATGAAGCAGATATGGAAAATGGGACTCTTACTAAAGAATTTGCACTTGAATTAATTGAAGTACAGTATGTTAAATTAAACAACCCTGTAAAACTAAAAGAAAAAGGAACAGTGATAGTTCGTAACGGAAGATGTGCAGGTGGAGAAAGTTTAACTATCGGTGGAATGGATAAAGATGGAAATGATGCAACAAATGACATAACAATGATGATGTTAGAAGCATCTGCTCACACACGTATGATGAATCCATGGTTGTGTGTACGTATGCATGAAAATACTCCATATGAATTAAAGATAAAAACAGTTGAGGTAATAAGAGCAGGTTTTGGACATCCAAAAATCTTTAATGATGAACCAGCAATAAAAGCTCTACTCAGAAAAGGAACATCACTTGAAGAAGCAAGAGATTATGCAGTTGTTGGTTGTGTTGAGCCAAATATTCCAGGAAAAGAATATGGATGGCATGATGCTGCATACGTAAATACACCTAAGATGATGGAGATGGTTGTTAATGGTGGAAGAATATTAGATGGAGCAGATAAGGATAAGCAGCTTGGCCCAGACACAGGAAGCCTAGATACTTATGAAAGTTTTGATGAGGTTCTTGAAAGTGTCGATGCTCAGTTTGCTTACTGGTTAGATCAAATGTGCAGTAGCTTAAATATCATAGACGATGCTCATAAAACACGTAAACCAGTTCCATTCCTTTCAGCATTTTATGAAGACTGTATAGAATCGGGTAAGGATATATCTGCAGGCGGAGCAAAATATAACGGTATCGGACCACAGGCAGCTGGTATTGCTACTTGTGCTGATTCTCTGACTGCTATCAAGCAGCTTGTATTTGATGAGAAACGTTGTACTGGATCTGAATTATTACAAGCTATTAAAGATAACTGGGAAGGGCATGAAAAACTTTATGCTCTTGTAAATAGCAAAAAGGTACATCATTATGGTAATGACGATGACTATGCAGATGAGTTATTCAAATTTATGTTTGAGTGCTATTGTAGGAATGTTGCAGGAAGAGAAATTTCAAGAGGTGGACAATTCAACCCAGGAGTATACACAGTAAATGCCAATGTAGGAATGGGTATGAATACCAATGCATCAGTAGATGGACGTAAAAAAGGAGAGCCGATTTCTGATAACATGGGACCAGTTCACACTGCGGGGGGGGCTCATGATTTCGCAGGTCCAACAGCTATAGCAAACTCTGTAAGTAAAGTGGATCACAGCCTTGCGACAAACGGAACACTTCTAAACCTTAAATTTCCTCAGGAAGCAGTTTCAGGGATAGAAGGTAGAGATAACCTAGTGAGTTACATTGGAGAATATATCGCAAAACAGGGAATGCATGTTCAGTTCAACGTTATGAGTTCAGAAACGTTGAAGGCAGCTCAAAAAAATCCTGAGAAGTACAAGGACATGCTTGTGCGTGTGGCTGGATACAGCGCCTACTTTGTAGAGCTTGGTAAGCCGTTACAGGAGGATTTGATTCAACGTACAGAGCTTAAATTTTAA
- a CDS encoding sulfite exporter TauE/SafE family protein, producing MQVIAFFILGTTGFGATVISAPVTNGLFGTAMGVPYGTIVCIPFLYYLAIKDRKNISWKDLAKIVALCAPGIFIGQKLFYSISPQTAKISIGTMICLIAIMNIHKYIIKPLVLNEVEDTEAPDTITPDTITRKIFRYGCLILGGIVHGAFTIGGPLITVYTLEAVKDKKKFRNTMTSLWCVLNVWNAFTQYQNGAFTLRLGSALLVAMPLAAIGYFLGMRFLEKINRDQFLRIVYMLLLFIGVNMFLRNVPSDMLKAVLITTSIVFVGYIFIILKKKNTNKEQIKNA from the coding sequence ATGCAGGTGATAGCCTTCTTTATTTTGGGTACTACAGGGTTTGGTGCTACGGTTATTTCTGCTCCAGTAACAAATGGTTTATTTGGAACAGCCATGGGGGTACCATATGGTACGATTGTTTGTATCCCTTTTCTATACTACCTGGCAATAAAAGACAGGAAGAACATTTCGTGGAAGGATCTAGCTAAAATTGTAGCTCTTTGTGCACCAGGTATTTTTATAGGACAGAAGTTATTTTACAGTATTAGTCCTCAGACTGCAAAAATCTCTATTGGGACAATGATTTGCCTCATTGCAATAATGAATATTCATAAATATATCATAAAACCGTTGGTTCTAAATGAAGTAGAAGACACAGAAGCTCCAGACACAATAACTCCAGACACAATAACTAGAAAGATTTTCCGTTACGGATGCCTTATATTAGGTGGTATTGTTCACGGTGCATTTACCATAGGTGGTCCACTGATCACTGTTTATACATTGGAAGCAGTAAAGGATAAAAAGAAGTTCCGTAATACCATGACAAGTCTATGGTGTGTTCTCAATGTTTGGAACGCTTTTACTCAATATCAGAATGGAGCATTCACTCTTAGATTAGGAAGCGCACTACTTGTTGCTATGCCTCTAGCAGCTATCGGTTATTTCCTTGGGATGAGATTCTTAGAAAAGATTAATCGTGATCAATTTCTGCGTATTGTATATATGCTTCTATTATTCATAGGAGTTAACATGTTTCTACGTAATGTTCCTTCTGATATGTTGAAGGCAGTACTTATAACTACCTCCATAGTTTTTGTTGGATATATATTTATTATTTTAAAAAAGAAAAATACTAATAAAGAGCAAATAAAAAATGCTTAA
- a CDS encoding iron-containing alcohol dehydrogenase produces the protein MKDFNFKIPQNINFGMGSLKKLPEILKENNSEHVFLISDRGLESIGVVKKVQDIIESGGIKCTAYLDVKPNPTIDIVNEATALYKDCGATSIVALGGGSPLDVSKTVGVLAKYGGRITDYEGMDKVPGPIVPMIAIPTTAGTGSEVTASSVITDESRNYKFSIVSYETLPKYAVLDPELIMTAPASIASSCGVDALIHAIEAYLSRNASPFSDAMAEKAMELIGKNLRRFVENRKDEEAACGMMSGSNFAGISFAWARLGNVHAMSHPVSAFCHVPHGVANSVLLPTVMEFNALVDNGRYEKIYNYIREGNEAIKDFKPEMLIEELKNLNEDLGIPKSLSEVGVKEHMIEDMAKDAMKSGNVLANPRETSLDDMIELYKKAI, from the coding sequence ATGAAAGATTTTAACTTTAAAATACCACAAAATATAAATTTTGGAATGGGTAGTTTGAAAAAGCTTCCAGAAATATTAAAAGAGAATAATTCAGAGCATGTGTTCCTTATATCTGACCGAGGTCTGGAAAGTATAGGGGTTGTGAAGAAAGTCCAGGATATTATTGAATCTGGAGGAATAAAATGTACAGCTTATCTAGATGTAAAACCTAATCCAACAATAGATATCGTAAATGAAGCGACTGCACTTTATAAAGATTGTGGAGCTACAAGTATTGTTGCTCTCGGCGGAGGAAGTCCACTAGATGTATCAAAAACTGTAGGAGTACTTGCTAAGTATGGTGGGAGGATAACAGACTATGAAGGAATGGATAAAGTTCCTGGACCAATTGTACCTATGATTGCAATTCCTACAACTGCAGGCACAGGAAGCGAAGTAACAGCCTCATCTGTAATTACAGATGAATCTAGAAACTACAAGTTTTCAATAGTTAGTTATGAAACTCTTCCTAAATATGCAGTTTTAGATCCTGAGCTTATTATGACAGCTCCAGCCTCAATAGCTTCTTCTTGTGGAGTTGATGCACTGATTCATGCAATAGAGGCATATCTTTCAAGAAATGCTTCACCTTTTTCAGACGCAATGGCTGAAAAAGCAATGGAATTAATCGGAAAAAATTTAAGAAGATTTGTAGAAAACAGAAAAGATGAAGAAGCTGCATGCGGAATGATGTCAGGTTCTAATTTTGCTGGAATCTCATTTGCATGGGCAAGACTTGGGAATGTACATGCCATGAGCCATCCAGTAAGTGCATTTTGCCACGTTCCACACGGTGTAGCAAACTCTGTTCTTCTTCCGACAGTTATGGAGTTTAACGCTCTTGTTGATAACGGACGTTATGAGAAGATTTATAACTATATCCGTGAAGGTAACGAAGCAATAAAAGACTTTAAACCGGAGATGCTTATAGAAGAACTTAAAAATCTAAATGAAGATCTTGGTATTCCAAAATCACTTTCAGAAGTGGGAGTCAAAGAACATATGATTGAAGATATGGCAAAGGATGCAATGAAGAGTGGTAATGTTCTTGCAAATCCAAGAGAGACAAGTTTGGATGATATGATTGAACTTTATAAGAAGGCAATATAA
- a CDS encoding SLC13 family permease, whose protein sequence is MENLIKKTMPSRSEFLSKSAMQWHLTIIIPLVLGFILMRNHVDMTMVMFLSVTVTGILMFLFERVHMVITSLLLMTAYVLFGIAPMETVFSGWMAESIWITFGCLVLVMVLGNTTLVERVTFHLIILSGGTYKGILFALIGLGIITNLLVPGVMVGVMIAALAYSLCQTLGLGKSKASAGIMIGALGVGFYDVETFILSPGNYTLITNSASDVIDLTVNYWIFFKDNFIFFPIVIIEALILNKLFAPKEMGNIKDKFQDKLHRLGSINYKEKKLIGVLILLFLYLVTQPLHNFSMWYGFVFAPTVLFFPFFDLGKSEDIPKINFSIIIFMVACLGIGKTAVYIGIGEKLALWAVNNLMVENPPMIVGSIFMLAVAVNFLMTPFAAMSSLGGTLAQIASSLDVSFYPISYAFFFGCQTIFFPYETALYAILYGFGNIRLMDFLKFMTIRAILWLVYLMVIGTGYWNLIGYF, encoded by the coding sequence GTGGAAAATTTGATTAAAAAAACAATGCCAAGTAGAAGTGAATTTCTAAGTAAAAGCGCTATGCAGTGGCATTTAACGATTATTATTCCTTTGGTGTTGGGCTTTATTCTTATGAGGAATCATGTGGATATGACAATGGTTATGTTTCTTTCAGTCACTGTCACGGGTATATTAATGTTTTTGTTTGAGCGTGTTCATATGGTTATCACCTCTTTATTACTAATGACTGCCTATGTGCTATTTGGTATTGCGCCAATGGAGACTGTATTTTCTGGTTGGATGGCCGAAAGTATTTGGATTACTTTTGGGTGTCTCGTGTTGGTAATGGTCTTAGGAAATACAACGCTTGTAGAGCGTGTCACATTCCATTTAATTATACTTAGTGGTGGGACATATAAGGGTATTTTGTTTGCACTTATCGGTTTGGGAATTATTACTAACCTCTTGGTTCCAGGTGTCATGGTAGGCGTTATGATTGCGGCACTGGCTTATAGTTTGTGTCAAACTTTAGGTTTAGGTAAGTCTAAAGCATCTGCAGGTATTATGATCGGAGCTTTGGGTGTTGGATTTTATGATGTGGAAACTTTTATTCTTTCACCAGGGAACTATACATTGATAACTAATTCTGCTTCAGATGTTATTGATTTAACGGTAAATTATTGGATTTTCTTTAAAGATAATTTTATATTTTTTCCAATAGTAATAATAGAAGCACTAATATTAAATAAACTGTTTGCACCGAAAGAAATGGGTAATATAAAAGATAAGTTTCAAGATAAGTTACACAGATTAGGCAGTATCAATTATAAAGAAAAAAAATTAATTGGTGTATTAATTTTACTTTTCTTATATTTGGTAACCCAACCATTGCATAACTTCTCAATGTGGTATGGGTTTGTATTTGCACCAACAGTTTTGTTTTTTCCATTTTTTGATTTGGGAAAGTCAGAGGATATACCAAAAATTAATTTTAGCATCATCATATTTATGGTTGCATGCCTAGGCATTGGAAAGACTGCGGTATATATAGGAATAGGTGAAAAACTAGCTCTTTGGGCAGTCAATAATTTGATGGTAGAAAATCCTCCAATGATCGTAGGATCCATTTTTATGTTGGCAGTAGCTGTTAATTTTCTGATGACACCATTTGCCGCCATGAGCTCTTTGGGCGGGACACTAGCGCAAATAGCATCGAGTTTGGATGTTAGTTTTTATCCGATATCTTATGCTTTTTTCTTTGGATGTCAGACAATCTTCTTTCCTTATGAAACAGCCTTATACGCTATCCTTTATGGGTTTGGAAATATTCGTTTAATGGATTTTCTAAAGTTTATGACGATTAGGGCAATTTTGTGGTTGGTATATTTGATGGTTATAGGTACTGGATACTGGAACTTGATAGGTTATTTTTAG
- a CDS encoding sulfite exporter TauE/SafE family protein — MMEVLSNYDFTMIQWAVVIMTSFVVGIDKSGLPTLLIIIPIVAQILGGKLSAGFLLPLLVIGDIFAVIYYKRHMEIKILLKLLPWAIFGVMIGLFVGGLVSDAQFKMIIGIIVLICVFLLIAKKDSLSNYLSEKWYFHIVMGILGGFSSMIGNAAGPIMVVYFLSMNLSKNRFIGTMSWFFFVLNLIKLPLYAFVWHNITLESFQLNLMIFPLILVGAFIGVRVVKFVPEKSYRLMMIGVTIIGAARLLS, encoded by the coding sequence ATGATGGAAGTACTGAGTAATTATGATTTTACAATGATACAATGGGCAGTTGTAATTATGACAAGTTTTGTTGTGGGTATAGATAAATCTGGACTACCCACACTGCTAATAATTATACCTATAGTGGCTCAAATATTAGGAGGTAAACTTTCTGCAGGTTTTTTATTGCCCCTTTTGGTGATAGGAGATATTTTTGCGGTGATTTACTACAAGCGTCACATGGAAATAAAAATTCTTTTAAAACTTTTGCCTTGGGCCATATTTGGAGTAATGATTGGTCTTTTTGTTGGAGGTCTGGTTTCAGATGCCCAGTTTAAAATGATAATAGGTATAATAGTGTTGATTTGTGTTTTTCTGCTTATAGCAAAAAAAGATTCTCTGAGTAATTATTTGAGTGAAAAATGGTATTTTCACATTGTTATGGGAATTTTAGGGGGCTTTTCTAGTATGATAGGGAATGCAGCAGGTCCTATCATGGTGGTATATTTTTTATCAATGAACCTAAGTAAAAACCGCTTTATAGGAACGATGTCTTGGTTTTTCTTTGTATTAAATTTGATAAAATTACCTCTATACGCCTTTGTTTGGCATAACATAACCTTAGAGAGTTTTCAGTTAAATTTAATGATATTCCCCCTAATACTAGTTGGAGCCTTTATAGGAGTTAGGGTTGTTAAGTTTGTTCCTGAAAAATCCTATAGGCTGATGATGATAGGAGTTACCATAATTGGTGCAGCTAGACTCCTCAGTTAA
- a CDS encoding endonuclease I family protein, whose product MKKILSILLLSLFLLSCEKKSQEKVINKIASTNDKYYTKVNGKTGEELKKTLNKIITENHKKLTYKKAYNALEFTDEDPNNPENIILFYTGRSQAKKLRSQFDYKNGWNREHVWPKSKGFKSQSSNYAYTDLHHLRPTDTTVNSSKGNKDLDDGGKNVKEAKGTKSDYDSWEPRDEIKGDVARMMFYMAVRYEGLGDKYDDYDLELVDYTGTESSKEDFDGRYGKLSTLLEWHALDPVDDRERLRHERVYEIQKNRNPFIDNPEWVGYIWPEN is encoded by the coding sequence ATGAAAAAAATACTAAGTATATTATTACTCTCATTATTTTTACTGAGCTGTGAAAAAAAATCACAAGAAAAAGTTATTAATAAAATTGCATCTACCAATGATAAGTATTATACCAAAGTTAACGGGAAAACAGGGGAAGAACTCAAGAAAACTCTAAACAAGATAATTACAGAAAATCATAAAAAATTAACATATAAAAAGGCATATAATGCTTTGGAATTTACAGATGAAGATCCCAATAACCCCGAAAATATAATTTTATTCTATACAGGAAGAAGTCAGGCAAAAAAACTAAGATCACAGTTTGATTATAAAAACGGCTGGAACAGAGAACATGTTTGGCCAAAATCCAAGGGATTCAAATCCCAAAGTAGCAACTATGCCTATACAGACCTGCATCACTTAAGACCTACAGACACTACTGTTAATAGTTCAAAGGGAAATAAGGATTTAGACGACGGAGGAAAAAACGTCAAGGAAGCCAAAGGAACTAAATCAGACTATGACTCCTGGGAACCAAGAGACGAGATAAAGGGAGACGTGGCCAGAATGATGTTTTATATGGCCGTTAGATATGAGGGTCTAGGAGATAAATATGATGATTATGATTTAGAATTAGTTGATTACACTGGCACTGAGAGCTCAAAAGAGGATTTTGACGGAAGATACGGAAAACTAAGCACATTATTAGAATGGCATGCCCTAGATCCTGTGGATGATCGTGAAAGGTTGAGACACGAAAGAGTTTATGAAATTCAAAAAAATAGAAATCCATTTATAGATAATCCTGAATGGGTTGGATATATTTGGCCTGAAAATTAA
- a CDS encoding LexA family transcriptional regulator: MNFQERIKIYMKRSSVKGKELAVKCQISPQYLSDIRSGRRTPTFHIFNLILDNLKLLEDERNELLELWKESKDKNYSRSNVKNVIGEIIKLPIVGTASASPGKLNFENPEKHSPVITYEGMSYSKCFIMKVEGDSMEPRIKDGSEIIVDTNKNTLEENLNKIVVFNLNDEAYVKVLKLNKNKLVLQSINDKYPNIAIKSTDDFNIVGRVVEVRYRELLK, encoded by the coding sequence ATGAATTTCCAAGAAAGAATAAAAATATATATGAAAAGAAGTTCTGTCAAAGGAAAGGAGCTCGCAGTAAAATGCCAGATAAGTCCCCAGTATCTGAGCGACATAAGAAGCGGAAGGAGAACTCCCACATTTCATATATTCAATTTAATTTTAGATAACCTAAAACTCCTTGAAGATGAAAGAAATGAGTTGCTAGAACTGTGGAAAGAGTCTAAAGACAAGAATTACTCTAGAAGTAATGTTAAAAATGTAATAGGTGAGATAATAAAGCTACCTATTGTAGGAACTGCCAGTGCAAGTCCAGGAAAACTAAACTTTGAAAACCCTGAAAAACACTCCCCTGTTATCACATATGAAGGCATGAGCTACTCCAAATGCTTTATAATGAAGGTAGAGGGAGACAGCATGGAACCTAGAATCAAAGATGGTTCTGAAATAATCGTTGATACCAACAAAAATACTTTGGAAGAAAATTTAAATAAAATAGTGGTATTCAACTTAAATGACGAGGCATATGTCAAAGTTCTGAAACTTAATAAGAATAAATTGGTTCTCCAAAGTATAAATGACAAGTATCCCAATATTGCAATTAAAAGCACCGATGACTTTAATATCGTAGGAAGAGTTGTTGAAGTGAGATACAGAGAATTATTAAAATAA